A single window of Balaenoptera ricei isolate mBalRic1 chromosome 15, mBalRic1.hap2, whole genome shotgun sequence DNA harbors:
- the LOC132348616 gene encoding LOW QUALITY PROTEIN: V-type proton ATPase subunit B, brain isoform-like (The sequence of the model RefSeq protein was modified relative to this genomic sequence to represent the inferred CDS: substituted 1 base at 1 genomic stop codon), which produces MFPRYAEIVHLTLPDGTKRSGQVLEVSSSKAVVLVFEGTSGIDAKKTSCEFTGDILQTPVSEDMLGWVFNGSGKPIDRGPVVLAEDFLDIVGQPIHPQCRIYPEEMIQTGILAIDGMNSIARGQKIPIFSAAGLPHNEIEAQICRQAGLVKKSXDVVDYSEENFVIVFAAMGVNMETARFFKSDFEENGSMDNVCLFLNLANDPTIEQIITPRLALTMAEFLAYQCEKHVLVILTDMSSYAEALREVSAAREEVPGRRGFPGYMYTDLATIHERAGRVEGRNGSITQIPILTMPNDDITHPIPDLTGYITEGQIYVDRQLHNRQIYPPINVLPSLSRLMKSAIGEGMTRKDHADVSNQLYACYAIGKDVQAMTAVVGEEALTSDDLLYLEFLQKFERNFIAQGPYENRTVYETLDIGWQLLRIFPKEMLKRIPQSTLSEFYPRDSAKH; this is translated from the coding sequence ATGTTTCCCAGATATGCTGAGATTGTGCACTTAACACTACCTGATGGCACGAAGAGGAGTGGGCAAGTTCTAGAAGTTAGTAGTTCCAAAGCAGTGGTTCTGGTATTTGAAGGGACTTCAGGTATAGATGCCAAGAAGACATCCTGTGAGTTTACTGGGGATATTCTCCAAACGCCAGTGTCTGAGGATATGCTTGGTTGGGTATTCAATGGATCAGGAAAACCCATCGACAGAGGTCCTGTTGTACTGGCTGAAGACTTCCTTGATATCGTGGGCCAGCCAATCCATCCTCAGTGTCGGATCTATCCAGAGGAGATGATTCAGACCGGCATTTTGGCCATAGATGGCATGAACAGTATTGCTAGGGGGCAGAAAATTCCTATCTTCTCTGCTGCTGGCTTACCGCACAATGAGATTGAAGCTCAAATCTGTCGCCAGGCTGGTTTGGTAAAAAAATCCTAAGATGTAGTGGACTACAGTGAGGAAAATTTTGTGATTGTATTTGCTGCTATGGGTGTAAACATGGAAACTGCCCGGTTCTTCAAATCTGACTTTGAAGAAAATGGCTCAATGGACAACGTCTGCCTCTTTTTGAACTTGGCTAACGACCCAACTATTGAGCAAATTATCACTCCTCGCTTGGCTCTAACCATGGCCGAGTTCCTGGCCTATCAGTGTGAGAAACATGTATTGGTTATCCTAACAGACATGAGTTCTTATGCTGAAGCACTTCGAGAGGTTTCAGCAGCCAGGGAAGAGGTTCCTGGTCGACGAGGTTTTCCAGGTTACATGTATACAGATTTAGCCACAATACATGAACGCGCTGGTAGAGTGGAAGGTAGAAATGGCTCTATTACTCAAATTCCTATTCTCACCATGCCTAACGATGATATCACTCACCCCATCCCTGACTTGACTGGATATATTACAGAGGGGCAGATCTATGTGGACAGACAGCTACACAACAGACAGATTTACCCGCCTATTAATGTGCTGCCCTCGTTGTCTCGGTTAATGAAGTCTGCTATTGGAGAAGGTATGACCAGAAAGGATCATGCCGATGTATCTAACCAGCTGTATGCATGCTATGCTATTGGTAAGGATGTGCAGGCCATGACAGCCGTAGTTGGAGAAGAAGCCCTTACCTCAGATGATCTGCTTTACTTGGAATTTCTGCAGAAGTTTGAGAGGAACTTCATTGCTCAGGGTCCTTACGAAAACCGCACTGTCTATGAGACTTTGGACATTGGCTGGCAACTGCTCCGAATCTTCCCCAAAGAAATGCTGAAGAGAATCCCTCAGAGCACCTTGAGCGAATTCTACCCTCGAGACTCTGCAAAGCATTAG